GGTGAGCAGTCTGATGAATATGCCTGTTCAGCCTAACAAGGCTATTGTGGGCCGTAATGCTTTTGCTCACTCTTCTGGTATCCATCAGGATGGTGTGTTGAAGAATGTTCAGACTTATGAGATTATTGATCCTAAGGATGTGGGATTGGATGATAATGCTATCGTATTGACAGCTCGCTCTGGTCGTGCGGCATTGAAGTATCGTCTCCATGTAAATGGTGTCAATGTGGACGATGAAGAGAAACTCGATAAGATTTACAAGAAGTTCCTCCAGTTGGCTGATAAGAAGAAAGAGGTTACTGACGAGGATGTGTTGATGCTCGCTGGTGCTGATTCTGCTGACAAGCATGGTGTTCAGCTCGACTGGTTGCAGGTTACTACCGGTAAGGGTGTCAAGAGTGTGGCAAGTATTGGTCTCAATATCGCTGGGCAGAAGTTCGAGGCTGCATCTTCTGGTAATGGTCCTGTGGATGCTGCTATCCGTGCTCTCAAGAAGGTGATTACCAAGGAAATGAACCTCAAAGAGTTCACTATTCAGGCTATTGACAAGGGCTCTGATGATGTGGGTAAGGTTCATATGCAGGTAGAATACGATGGTCATGTTTACTATGGCTTCGGTGCTGATACCGATATTGTGACAGCTTCTGTAGAGGCTTATATTGATTGTATTAACAAGTTCAAGGTGAGATAGTTATTCAGTTTATATATATATCTTGACTTGTCATTAAACTTAAACTATAAATATTAAACATTAGCATAATGAATACATTATTCGACAAGATTTGGGACAAGCATGTTGTCCAGATTGTACCAGACGGTCCTACACAGCTTTACATCGACCGTCTTTACTGTCACGAAGTTACATCACCTCAGGCTTTTGCTGGTATGCGAGCACGCGGACTCAAGATGTTCCGCCCAGACCAGATTTTCTGTATGCCTGACCACAATACTCCTACTCACGATCAGGATAAACCAATCGAGGATCCTATCTCAAAGAAACAGGTAGATACCTTGGCAAAGAACACCGCTGATTTTGGCGTAACTCACTTTGCCATGAACACCAAGGATAATGGTATCATTCACGTGGTTGGTCCTGAGAAGGGTCTTTCTCTTCCTGGTATGACTATCGTTTGTGGTGACTCTCATACTTCTACTCATGGTGCGATGGGTGCCGTTGCTTTCGGTATCGGTACTTCTGAGGTGGAGATGGTAATGGCTTCACAATGTATTCTCCAGAGCAAACCAAAGTCTATGCGTATCAGCATCAATGGTAAACTCGGCAAGGGTGTTACTGCTAAGGATGTGGCACTCTATCTGATGAGCCAGCTCACTACTTCTGGTGCTACCGGTTACTTCGTCGAGTATAGTGGCGATGTTGTGAAGGATATGTCTATGGAAGGTCGTTTGACTCTCTGTAACCTCTCAATCGAGATGGGTGCCCGTGGTGGTTTTGTAGCTCCTGATGAGACAACTTTCGAGTACATCAAGGGTCGCGAATATGCTCCTAAGGGTGAAGACTGGGATAAAGCTGTAGCTTATTGGAAAACCTTGCAGAGTGGCGATGACGCTGTATTCGATAAGGAATTGACTTTCGATGCTAAGGATATCGAACCTCGTATTACATATGGTACCAATCCTGGTATGGGTATCGGTATCACAGAGAATATTCCAACTCTTGACCAGATTCCTGAGGAAGAACAGGCTGGCTTCAAGAAGAGCCTTAACTACATGGGCTTCCAGCCTGGTGAGAAACTCGAAGGCCATCCTATTGATTATGTATTCTTGGGCGCTTGTACCAATGGTCGTATTGAGGACTTCCGTGCCTTTGCTTCTTTGGTTAAAGGTAAGAAGAAGGCTGAGGGCGTAACTGCTTGGCTTGTACCTGGTTCATGGTTGGTTGATAAACAAATTCGTGAAGAAGGAATCGATAAGATTGTAGAGGCTGCTGGTTTCGAAATCCGTCAGCCAGGATGCTCTGCTTGTCTCGCTATGAACGATGATAAGATTCCTGCAGGTAAGTATTCTGTAAGTACATCAAACCGTAATTTTGAGGGTCGCCAGGGACCAGGTTCCCGTACAATCCTTGCCAGTCCTTATGTGGCAGCAGCTGCTGCTATCACTGGTAAGATTACCGATCCAAGAGAGTTCATGAAATAGTGTTTGATTATCAAGCAAACACTTAGCTTTAAAAATTAAACTTTTAAATAACGATGAAACAGAAATTCAATGTAATTACATCAAGCTGCATTCCTCTTCCTTTGGAGAATGTTGATACAGACCAGATAATTCCTGCCCGTTTCCTCAAAGCTATTGACAAGGAAGGTATGGGCGACAACCTTTTCCGTGATTGGCGTTATAATGCTGACGGTACTCCTAAGCCTGATTTCGTGATGAACGACCCTTCTTACAGTGGTGTCATCCTCGTAGCAGGTAAGAACTTCGGTTCTGGTTCTTCTCGTGAGCATGCTGCTTGGGCCATTGCTGGCGCTGGCTTCCGTGTTGTCATCAGCTCTTTCTTCGCTGATATTCACAAGAACAACGAGTTGAACAACCTTGTTTTGCCTGTTGTCGTAAGTGAGGAATTCCTGAAAGAACTTTTCGAGAGCATCGATAAGGATCATAAGACAGAGGTAAAGGTGGATCTTCCTAATCAGACCGTTACTAATCTTGCTACTGGCAAGAGCGAGCATTTCGAGATCAATGGCTACAAGAAGCACTGTCTCGAGAATGGTTTGGATGATGTGGATTTCCTTGTGCAGAACCGTGACAAGGTAGAGGCTTGGGAAGCTAAAAACAAGTAATTATGGATGTTAACGCAAAGAGAGATAATTCTCGTATCAAGGAGATAGAAATCATGGACTGTACGCTGCGTGATGGCGAACAGACCAATGGTGTCAGTTTCCTTCCTCACGAGAAGTTGATGATAGCAAGAATGCTGTTGCACGATATCAATGTGGATCGCATTGAGGTGGCTTCAGCTCGTGTTTCGGAAGGCGAAAAGGATGCTGTCGCTCGTATTTGCCGTTATGCTAAGACCATAGGTAAACTGGATTCCGTTGAGGTACTTGGATTCGTGGATAACAATAAGAGTGTAGATTGGATTGCTGAATGTGGCGGTCATGTTATCAACCTCTTGGCAAAGGGCAGTTACAAGCACTGCACCCAGCAGCTCAAGATGTCTCCTGAGGAGCATCTTGCGCATATCAAGCAGACCATTGATTATGCCTTGAGCAAGAATTTCACTGTAAATCTCTACTTGGAGGATTGGTCGAGCGGAATGCGCGATAGTCGTGACTATCTCTTCATGATGATGGACGAACTGGTCAAGCTGCCTATCAAGCGTTTCCTTCTTCCTGATACTTTAGGAATTCTGAACCCATTGCAGTGTGTGGAGTATATGCGCCTGATGGTGCGCCGCTATCCGAATACTCACTTCGATTTCCATGCTCATAATGATTATGACTTGGCGGTGAGCAATTCTTTGGCTGCAGTACTGAGTGGGGCTAAGGGACTTCACGTTACCGTAAATGGTCTGGGTGAACGTTGTGGCAATGCGCCTTTAGCGAGCGTGCAGGTGATTCTGAAGGATATGTTTGAGGCTAAAACCAATATCAAGGAAGATCGTCTGAATGAAATCTCCCGTCTGGTAGAGGGGTATAGTGGTATTGCTGTGGCTCCGAATACTCCTGTCGTGGGTGATAATGTCTTCACCCAGGTGGCTGGTGTTCATGCTGATGGCGATAACAAGGACAAACTTTATTGCAATGATCTGGTGCCGGAACGATTCGGCAGACATCGTGAATATGCACTTGGCAAGAACTCCGGTAAGGCTAATATTGTTCAGAATCTTAATGAACTGGGTTTGGAGTTGACGCCGGAGCAGACCAAGGCGGTGACGAAACGTATTACCGAACTGGGTGATCGCAAACAGTTGGTAACTCAGGATGATCTGCCTTATATCGTGAGCGATGTGCTGAAACATTCCGCTCCAGAAGATAAGGTAAAGCTGGTAAGCTACATGGTGTCAACTTCTTATGGTTTGAAGCCTATTGCAAGTGTAAAAGTTGAAATCGATGGCAAGGAATATGAAGATCAGAGTACTGGTGATGGCCAGTATGATGCTTTCGTGAAAGCTTTACGTAATATATATAAGGTAAAGCTTGGCAAAACCTTCCCATTGCTTGACAACTATCAGGTAAGTATTCCTCCTGGCGGTCGTACAGATGCACTTGTTCAGACTGTCATCACTTGGCGTGAAGGTAATCGTATCTGGAGAACCCGTGGTTTGGATGCCGACCAGACTGAGGCTGCTATCAAGGCAACGCTGAAGATGATTAATATGTATGAGGCAGATAAGAATGACGAACAGCAAGTATCGCCTCGAAATTTAGATATGGAATAAAAACGATTAAAAAATAAATAAAATGAAATTAAACATTGCAGTTCTCGCCGGTGATGGTATCGGACCAGAGATTATGAAGCAGGGCGTTGCTGTTATGCAGGCCATTGCAGAGAAATTCAATCACGAGTTTACTTACAACGAGGCTATCTGCGGCGCTCATGCTATCGATGAGGTAGGTGATCCATTCCCAGAGGAGACCTTCAAGACTTGTATGGATGCTGATGCTGTACTTTTCGCAGCTGTTGGTGACCCACGTTTCGACAACAATCCTACTGCCAAGGTTCGTCCTGAGCAGGGTTTGCTCGCTATGCGTAAGAAGTTGGGGCTTTTTGCTAATGTACGTCCTGTTGCAACATTTGATTGCTTGCTCCATAAGTCTCCTTTGAAAGATGAACTCTTGAAGGGTGCTGACTTTGTTGTCATTCGTGAGTTGACCGGTGGTATGTACTTCGGTGAGAAGTATCAGGATAACGACAAGGCTTATGATACAGATATCTACACACGTCCTGAGATTGAGCGCATCTTGAAGGTTGCTTTCGAGTTTGCCATGAAGCGCAATAAGCACTTGACTGTTGTTGATAAGGCAAACGTTTTGGCTTCTTCTCGTCTCTGGCGTCAGATTGCTAAGGAAATGGAACCTCAGTATCCAGAGGTTAATACCGACTATATGTTTATTGACAATGCTTCTATGCGTGTGTTGACAGAACCTACTTTCTTCGATGTCATCGTAACAGAGAATACCTTCGGTGACATCCTGACTGATGAGACCTCATGCATTACAGGTTCTATGGGTTTGCAGCCATCCAGCTCTTTGGGTGAGCATACTCCATTGTTTGAGCCTGTTCATGGTTCATGGCCACAGGCAGCTGGCAAGGATCTTGCCAACCCTGTAGCTCAGATTCTTTCTGCAGCCATGTTGCTTGAGCACTTTGGTCTGAACGAGGAAGGTGCTTTGATTCGCAAGGCTGTTGATGCATCTCTTGATGCCAATGTCCGTACACCTGAAATTCAGGTTGAGGGCGGTGCACAGTACGGTACCACTCAGGTTGGTGAGTGGATCGTAAACTGGATCAAGAATGCGTAATCTACAGATGCTATATTTATATATGATTATACTATTTTCATGGGGAATGTTTCTTACATTCCCCATTTTTATTGCTTGTTTCTTTGGCTCAAAATATCAAAAGTTTCTTAAATAAAGAAAATATCTCTCATTTTTAATATTATTTAGATTGCTATATTCGTCTATCTGAGGCTAAATGATTACTTTTGCGAATGTTTTAATAATTGCTCCTTATCTTAGAGTGATTAAATACGATTTTAATTTAGAGTTTAAACGTAAAAGTATATAGATTATGGCAGAAGCTATAGATATCCGCGAATTGAATATCCGGATTGAACAACAAAGTCATTTCGTTACCAATCTGGTAACTGGCATGAATAAAGTCATTGTAGGACAGAAGCACCTTGTTGACTGTCTTTTGATAGGCTTACTTTCAGATGGTCACATTCTCCTGGAAGGTGTGCCGGGATTGGCTAAGACCCTTGCAATTAAAACACTATCTCAATTGATAAGTGCCGATTATAGCCGCATACAGTTTACTCCAGATTTGTTGCCAGCCGATGTGATCGGTACACAGATCTATTCCCAGAAGGATGAGTCTTTTCATGTAAAGAAAGGCCCAGTCTTTGCAAACTTTGTGTTGGCTGATGAAATCAACCGTGCACCTGCTAAAGTACAGAGTGCTTTGCTGGAAGCTATGCAGGAACATCAGGTTACCATTGGCGAACAGACTTTCAAGTTGCCTAATCCTTTCCTTGTTATGGCTACTCAGAATCCTATAGAACAGGAAGGTACTTATCAGCTGCCTGAAGCGCAGGTTGACCGTTTCCTCCTAAAGGTTGTCATTGATTATCCGTCATTGGAAGAGGAAAAACTTATCATCCGTGAAAATATTCAGGGCAGTATGCCTACCGTGACTGCTGTTACTTCTGCTGATGAAATTCTCAAGGCTCGTAGCATTGTCAATGAGGTATATATTGATGAAAAGATTGAGCAGTATATTGCTGACATCGTTTTTGCTACCCGTTATCCTGACCGTTATGGACTGGCAGATTTGAAGGATATGGTTACCTTTGGTGGCAGTCCTCGTGCAAGTATCTCTTTGGCTAAGGCAGCACGAGCATACGCTTTCATCAAGCACCGCGGTTATGTGGTTCCTGAGGACGTGAGAGCTGTTGCTCATGATGTTTTGAGACATCGTATAGGTCTTTCTTATGAGGCTGAGGCAAGTGATGTAACCAGTGAAGAAATTGTAAGCAGAATTATCAACAAGGTGGAGGTTCCTTGATGGATACACAAGATCTTTTAAAGAAAGTTCGTAAGATAGAAATCAAAACCCGCGGATTGAGCCAGAATGTTTTCGCAGGTCAATATCACTCTGCTTTCAAGGGCAGGGGGATGGCTTTTGCGGAAGTAAGGGAGTATCAGTTCGGTGACGATGTGCGTGATATCGATTGGAATGTTACTGCTCGTTTTCATCGCCCGTTCGTCAAGGTTTTTGAAGAGGAACGCGAACTTACGGTCATGCTGTTGGTCGATGTGAGTGGTTCGCTGGATTTTGGTACAACCTGCCAGATGAAACGTGACTTGGCTGCAGAGATAGCTGCCACATTAGCCTTCAGTGCTATTCAGAATAATGATAAGATAGGTGTTATCTTTTTCTCGGACAGAATTGAAAAGTATATTCCTCCGAAGAAGGGAAGAAAACATATTCTTTATATCATTAGGGAAATGTTGGATTTCCATCCCGACAGCCAGCGTACTGATATCGGTGTCGCCTTGGAATATTTCACTCGTGTCATGAAGAGACATTGCACTGCGTTCCTGATTTCGGATTTCTATGATGAAAAAGATTATCAGCACAAACTGCAGATTGCCAATCAGAAACATGATGTAGTGGCCATCCAGGTTTATGATCTGAGGGCAAAGACTTTGCCGGATATCGGCTTGTTGAAGGTTAGGGATGCTGAGACTGGACATGAAATGTATATTGATACCAGTAGCAAGAAAATGAGGTTGGCTCATACTCGCAATTGGATGTATCGGGAAGAAAAACTTCGTGATACATTTGCCAAAAGTAAAGTGGACTGGACTTCCATTGCTACAAATGAAGATTTCTCTAAAGCGCTTCTCATGCTTTTCAAGCAGAGAGGATGAAGTGATTACGATGACTGAAGTATATAAATACTTAGCGAATCATATAATATTAGGTTAATGATTAAAGTTAAAAGTTTTATATTGGCAATCGCCTTGATTTGCAGTGCCTTTTCTGCTTCTGCACAAAGTGTTGAACAGAAGTTGGATTCTCTGCAACTTCTCATTGGTGAGCAGACTACTTTACATCTTACAGTGACTGCCAACCGTGGTCAGAAGATTGTAATGCCTTCTTTCAAACCTTCCCAACAGTTGATACCAGGCGTAGAGGTTGTTGGACAGAGTGAAGAAAATACTTCTGAGATTGATGGTAACCGGATACAGGTGAGTCGCAACTATACGCTTACTTCTTTTGATGAGAATGTGTATGCGATTCCTGCACTCAATGTAAAGGTAAACGGCAAGGACTTTCATGGTAATCCCTTAGCATTGAAGGTTCTTACGGTTCCTGTAGATACAGTTCATCCTAACCAGTTCTATCCTCCTAAGGACGTTCAGGACAATCCTTTCCTCTGGAGTGAATGGAGTGGAATCTTTTGGTTGAGCGTATTGATGTTATTGCTCTGTGGTGCAATGTGCTATCTCTTGCAGAGGTTAAAGCAGAATAAACCAATTCTCAAAAGTTTCCGTATAGTAAAACGAGTTCCTGCTCATGAAAAGGCTCTTAACGAAATCAACGCTATCAAGCATCAGCGCTCTGAGAATCAGGAGAATCTGAAAGAGTATTATACCCGTCTTACCAATACTTTGCGTGAATATATCAATGGTCGCTTCGGATTTAACGCTATGGAGATGACCAGTAGCGAAATTATCGAATGTCTCCAGTCTGCTGGTGATCAGAAGATGATTGATGAATTGAGACAACTCTTCAGAACTGCCGATCTGGTAAAGTTTGCCAAGTATGAGACGCTCATCAATGAAAACGATTCTAATCTCGTTAATGCCATCAACTTTATCGACCAGACAAAGACCGACGAAAAGCCTGTAGAGGAGAAAATTGTTCCAACATTGAGTGAGAATGATAAGAAGTCTCAGAGTCAGCGCAAGGTCATCAAGTTGCTCTTATGGGCAGGCTCTTTGGCGATTGTTGCTATTTTGGTTTATATCGTCTATACAGTGGTTTCACTTGTTTAACAGTGGTTGTTGGACGATAGTTATTAATAAAACGAAAAAATGGAATTTGCAAGTAAAGGATACTTTCTGTTACTCCTGTTATTGATACCTTATATATTATGGTATTTCCTATACAGGAGAAAGAACGAGCCAACGATGCGTATGAGTGATACCAAGCAGTATCTTTATGCGCCTAAGAGTCTGCGTGTTCGTCTGATTCATCTTCCGATGTTTCTGCGCTGCGTCTCTTTTGTACTGATTGTTTGTGCAATGGCTCGTCCTCAAACCCATAATTCCTGGGACAACAAGACGGTGGAAGGTATAAATATCATGCTGGCGATGGACGTATCTACATCCATGCTTGCTGAAGACTTGAAACCTAACCGTATGGAAGCTGCCAAGGATGTTGCTCATGAATTTATCTCTGGCCGTCCTAATGACAATATCGGTTTGACGATTTTTGCCGGTGAGGCTTTTACTCAGTGTCCGATGACCACAGACCATTCGAGCCTCTTACGCCTGTTGCAAGATACTCGTACGGATATAGCTGCACGAGGTCTTATCCAGGATGGAACCGCTGTGGGAATGGGCTTGGCTAATGCAGTGAGTCGTCTGAAAGATTCGAAATCAAAGAGTAAGGTTGTCATTCTTCTGACTGATGGTAGTAATAATATGGGTGATATTTCTCCTATGACAGCTGCAGAAATTGCCAGAAGTTTGGGTATCAGAGTTTATACCATTGGTGTCGGTACTAATAAGGTTGCTCCATATCCAGTACCAGTAGCAGGTGGAATTCAATATGTGAACATTCCTGTAGAAATAGACACGAAGACTTTGAAGGATATTGCCCAGACTACCGATGGTAATTTCTATCGAGCTACCAATAACAAGGAGTTGAAGCAAATCTATCAGGATATTGATAAACTGGAGAAAACGAAGATGAACGTCAAGCATTTCGCCAAGAGATATGAGGCTTATCAGCCTTTCATTATTGCAGCGTTCTTGATCTTGCTCATGGAAATTCTTCTTAGAATCACCTGGTTGAGAAAAATTCCTTAAAAAAAAGAGGTCGAACTTCCATTTTATACATGAAGTCGATTCTTGTAGATTTAAATAGATTAGAAAATGTTACGTTTTGAAGATCCTATATTCCTCTGGTTGCTATGCATCCTTCCTGTTTTGATTTTTATCAGACTGATAGGATGGAGGAGGAGACATGCAAAGTTGAAGAAGCTGGGTGATCCTGAGCTTCTCAAACAACTGATGCCCGGTATTTCAAAATACCGTCCTACCGTGAAATTCTGTCTGATGTTATCAGCATTGGCGCTTCTGATTGTCATGTTGGCTCGTCCGCAGATGGGTAGCAAGATTTCGCATGATAAGCGCCAGGGTATTGAAACTATCATTTGTTTGGATATCTCCAACTCTATGTTGGCAGAGGATGTCGTTCCTTCCCGTCTTGACAAGAGTAAGATGCTGGTAGAAAATCTGGTTGATAATTTTACCAATGACAAGATTGGACTGATTGTTTTTGCTGGCGATGCGTTTGTACAGTTGCCTATTACCAGCGATTACGTTTCTGCCAAGATGTTCTTGCAGAATATTACCCCTGGTCTGATTCAGACACAAGGCACCAATATAGCTGATGCCGTTGATTTGGCTTCTAAAAGTTTTACCCAACAGAACAATGTTGGACGTGCTATCGTTGTGATTACTGATGGTGAAAACCATGAACCAGGTGCAACGGAGGCTGCTGCCGCTGCCAAGAAAAAAGGTATTAATGTATTTATCCTTGGTATTGGTAATACGAAAGGTGCGCCTATCCCTATGGGTGATGGCGGTTATCTGAAAGATCATTCCGGTAATACGGTTATGACTGCCCTGAATGAAAACATGTGCAAGGAATTGGCTCAGGCTGGTAGCGGACAGTATATTCATGTTGATAATACCAGCGATGCAGAGAAAACACTGAATGATGATCTGGCAAAATTGCAAAAGGGAGATACTTCTTCTGTGATATACAGTGAGTATGACGAACAGTTTCAGGCTGTTGGTATTTTAGTGATATTGCTCTTAATCATAGAAATCTGTATTTTGGAAGTGAAAAATCCTCTGTTGAGAAATGTCATGTTCTTTGGAAAGGCCTTTTCTATGGGAAAGGCTGCCAAATCATCGCAATTGGGTAAAACCAGTATCCTGCTTTTACTCTTATTGGTAAATAGTGCACTGGTATTTGCACAAAATGACAGAACCTTTATACGACAGGGTAATAAGTTATACCGTACTCAGAAATGGGCTCAGGCAGAAACCCAATATCGAAAAGCGATATCTAAAAATGCGAAGAATACCCAGGCATTGTATAATTTAGGTTGTGCCTTGATGATGCAGCAGAAGGATTCCATGGCGATGGTACAGTACCAGCATGCAGCACAGGAAGAAACCAATGTGCTGAGACGTTCCAAGAGTTATCACAACATGGGTGTTATCATGCAAAACCATCGTGAATATGCCAAGGCTATTGAATGTTATAAAATGGCTCTGAGATGTAATCCTCAGGATAATGAAACAAGATATAATCTGGCTTTGTGTAAGAAACTTCTGAAGAATCAACCTCAAAAGAATAATAAAGATAATAAGAATAATAAGAATAAGAACAAGAACAACAAAAATAAAAACAAAGACCAGAATAATAAGGACAAGAATAACGAACAAGATAAAAACAATAAGAAAAATAACGACAAGGATAAGAATAAACAGAACCAGAACGAAGAGCGTAATCAGGACAAGATGAGCAAAGACAACGCTGAGCAACTTCTGAATGCAGCTATTCAACAAGAGAAGGCAACAAAACAGAAAATGCAGAAAGCATTGTCACAGCCTAAGAGCCGCTCTTATGAGAAAAACTGGTAATAGGAATCTTATCACAGACTCTTTTTTTCAAAAAGTAAAATTATGATGTGTATAATGAAACATATTGGACGTTATGCGATATTGGTGGTGATTGCTATTTGCTGTGCTCTGAGTTCCAGAGCTCAGCATATTGTTGTATCTGCTCCATCTCATGTGTCGGCGGGTGAGAACTTCCGTCTGGCTTACACTATTAATACGCGTGATGTGGAGGAATTCCGCATGGGCGGAGTACCAGAAGGATTGGAAGTGATAGCCGGTCCTTATACTTCCCAGCAGTCCAGCTATCAGATGATTAACGGACATACCAGTTCTTCTTCTTCCGTTACTATTACTTATACTTTGTATGCTGCAAAGAATGGTTCTTATACGATAGGATCTTCTCATGCTGTAGTAAATGGTAAGAGAATTGCTTCTCGTGCTGTTAAGGTGAGTGTTTCTGGTCATGCCAGAAATTCCAATGGTGCTCCGAATATGCACGGAAGTTCCAATATGGATGATGAACCTCGTATGCGACAGGCTGGTTCTTCTATTTCTGGTAGAGATCTTTTCATCAAGGTTTCTGCCAATAAGAAAACGGTTCATGAACAGGAACCTGTCTTGTTGACCTATAAGGTATATACACAGGTTGATTTGTCTCAGTTGGAAGGTAAAATGCCAGATCTGAAGGGTTTCCATACTCAGGAGGTTGCTTTGCCTCAGCAGAAGGCTTTTCATAGTGAAATGGTCAATGGTCGTCAATATAAGTGTGTGACCTGGAGCCAGTATGTCATGTATCCGCAGATGACTGGTAAACTTGAAATTCCGTCTATTACTTTTAAGGGTCTTGTCGTTCAGCAGAATCGTAATGTGGATCCGATGGAAGCCTTCTTTAATGGTGGTTCCGGTTACGTTGAGGTACACAAGGATATCAAGGCGCCAGGCATGACTATCAATGTTTTGCCTTTGCCATCACGTCCTGCTAATTTCTCAGGAGGTGTAGGTAAGTTTAATATTTCTGCAAGTATTGACAAGAAAGAAGTAAAAGCTGGTGATCCTGTTACGATTCGTGTGGTTGTGGGTGGAGTAGGAAACCTCAAACTTCTCAAACAACCTGTCGTTACTTTGCCGAAAGATTTTGATAAATATGATGCTAAGATAACCGACAAGACTCGCCTGACCTCCAATGGTGTTGAAGGTAATATGGTATATGATTTCTTGGTTGTACCTCGTAATCAGGGTTCTTATAAGATTCCGCCTGTAGAATTTACCTACTACGATACATCTTCTAATTCATATAAAACCATCAAGACTCAGGCTTTTGATTTGACTGTGTCTAAAGGTGATGGTTCTACAGATAGTTCACAGGATTTCTCTGATCAGGCAAAGGATATTCGTGCTTTGAAATTAGGAAAGAGTAAGTTGCATGATTTGGATGATATGTTCTATGGCAGTTTTGGATATTGGACCAGTCTGCTTGTTCCGCTTATCACTTTTATTGTTTTGCTTGTTGTCTTCCGCAAACGAGCTTTGGAAAATGCAGATATCGTGAAGGTTCGTTCCAATAAGGCTAATAAGATTGCAACGAAGCGTCTGAAAAAGGCTCAGCAGTTAATGTCTCATGGTAAACAGAGTGAATTCTATGATGAAGTTTTGCGAGCTTTGTGGGGTTATGTAAGCTATAAGCTGAATATTCCTGTAGAGAAACTCTCTCGTGAGAATATCACGGAAAATTTAGAGATGCATTCTGTTAACATCTCAACGATTGATAAATTTACCCAGGCATTGGATGAGTGCGAGTTCGAGCGATATGCACCAGGTGATGCTGCTGGTAATATGAACAAGACTTTCAATTCTGCTATGACAGGAATTATGGAAATAGAAAACGCAATCAATGCTATGCGCAAGGAGCACAAGAACCGTGCAAAAGAGGACAGACAGTCCTATTCTTTCATATGGATTCTTGCATTCTTTCTCCTTACATCTGTGTCTGCTTCTGCAATAACCAAGCAGAATGCAGATGCTGAGTATC
This is a stretch of genomic DNA from Segatella hominis. It encodes these proteins:
- the leuB gene encoding 3-isopropylmalate dehydrogenase, with protein sequence MKLNIAVLAGDGIGPEIMKQGVAVMQAIAEKFNHEFTYNEAICGAHAIDEVGDPFPEETFKTCMDADAVLFAAVGDPRFDNNPTAKVRPEQGLLAMRKKLGLFANVRPVATFDCLLHKSPLKDELLKGADFVVIRELTGGMYFGEKYQDNDKAYDTDIYTRPEIERILKVAFEFAMKRNKHLTVVDKANVLASSRLWRQIAKEMEPQYPEVNTDYMFIDNASMRVLTEPTFFDVIVTENTFGDILTDETSCITGSMGLQPSSSLGEHTPLFEPVHGSWPQAAGKDLANPVAQILSAAMLLEHFGLNEEGALIRKAVDASLDANVRTPEIQVEGGAQYGTTQVGEWIVNWIKNA
- a CDS encoding AAA family ATPase: MAEAIDIRELNIRIEQQSHFVTNLVTGMNKVIVGQKHLVDCLLIGLLSDGHILLEGVPGLAKTLAIKTLSQLISADYSRIQFTPDLLPADVIGTQIYSQKDESFHVKKGPVFANFVLADEINRAPAKVQSALLEAMQEHQVTIGEQTFKLPNPFLVMATQNPIEQEGTYQLPEAQVDRFLLKVVIDYPSLEEEKLIIRENIQGSMPTVTAVTSADEILKARSIVNEVYIDEKIEQYIADIVFATRYPDRYGLADLKDMVTFGGSPRASISLAKAARAYAFIKHRGYVVPEDVRAVAHDVLRHRIGLSYEAEASDVTSEEIVSRIINKVEVP
- the leuC gene encoding 3-isopropylmalate dehydratase large subunit, whose translation is MNTLFDKIWDKHVVQIVPDGPTQLYIDRLYCHEVTSPQAFAGMRARGLKMFRPDQIFCMPDHNTPTHDQDKPIEDPISKKQVDTLAKNTADFGVTHFAMNTKDNGIIHVVGPEKGLSLPGMTIVCGDSHTSTHGAMGAVAFGIGTSEVEMVMASQCILQSKPKSMRISINGKLGKGVTAKDVALYLMSQLTTSGATGYFVEYSGDVVKDMSMEGRLTLCNLSIEMGARGGFVAPDETTFEYIKGREYAPKGEDWDKAVAYWKTLQSGDDAVFDKELTFDAKDIEPRITYGTNPGMGIGITENIPTLDQIPEEEQAGFKKSLNYMGFQPGEKLEGHPIDYVFLGACTNGRIEDFRAFASLVKGKKKAEGVTAWLVPGSWLVDKQIREEGIDKIVEAAGFEIRQPGCSACLAMNDDKIPAGKYSVSTSNRNFEGRQGPGSRTILASPYVAAAAAITGKITDPREFMK
- a CDS encoding alpha-isopropylmalate synthase regulatory domain-containing protein; protein product: MDVNAKRDNSRIKEIEIMDCTLRDGEQTNGVSFLPHEKLMIARMLLHDINVDRIEVASARVSEGEKDAVARICRYAKTIGKLDSVEVLGFVDNNKSVDWIAECGGHVINLLAKGSYKHCTQQLKMSPEEHLAHIKQTIDYALSKNFTVNLYLEDWSSGMRDSRDYLFMMMDELVKLPIKRFLLPDTLGILNPLQCVEYMRLMVRRYPNTHFDFHAHNDYDLAVSNSLAAVLSGAKGLHVTVNGLGERCGNAPLASVQVILKDMFEAKTNIKEDRLNEISRLVEGYSGIAVAPNTPVVGDNVFTQVAGVHADGDNKDKLYCNDLVPERFGRHREYALGKNSGKANIVQNLNELGLELTPEQTKAVTKRITELGDRKQLVTQDDLPYIVSDVLKHSAPEDKVKLVSYMVSTSYGLKPIASVKVEIDGKEYEDQSTGDGQYDAFVKALRNIYKVKLGKTFPLLDNYQVSIPPGGRTDALVQTVITWREGNRIWRTRGLDADQTEAAIKATLKMINMYEADKNDEQQVSPRNLDME
- the leuD gene encoding 3-isopropylmalate dehydratase small subunit, whose product is MKQKFNVITSSCIPLPLENVDTDQIIPARFLKAIDKEGMGDNLFRDWRYNADGTPKPDFVMNDPSYSGVILVAGKNFGSGSSREHAAWAIAGAGFRVVISSFFADIHKNNELNNLVLPVVVSEEFLKELFESIDKDHKTEVKVDLPNQTVTNLATGKSEHFEINGYKKHCLENGLDDVDFLVQNRDKVEAWEAKNK